The genomic segment CAACCGCTTTACTGGGTCAAGTCAACgtttaagaataagaataagaataatttattgaaaaaaaaaaacaaccagcATTCATGTAATTTtggattaaatataaaaaatgagatttaggATTGAACCTGGGCTTTATTAAAAAGATATAAAAACTACCAATACTCATTTAGTTTAGCCGATTGCTTTAAGTGCATTAGATCAGTTCCCGAAAACTTtgcacagtcaaccaattggaaccctaggccactgtagaactatgtcatagtgactttATGAATaatattgtaagaaatctctaaCTGCttttcattttgacatggttgtatagtggcctagggttccaattggttgactgtacatagccacgtcagcaaattttaattgatcctattttgttaccaacatggTAAGTCGACTTtcataagatatatacaggataattgttataactaagaaaatatagatactagaaaaccttaaaatttgctgacgtggctatgtacagtcaaccaattggaaccctaggccactatacaactaaaacttacaaataaaacttataaataaatacaattcatcaaataaatcttggtaacaaaataggaataaaaacaaatggttaaactttttccttaatttttgtacaaactttttgagaactgctgattaCTGATTCAGTAATGTTCTGATTATTTGATTAACCAATCACAACGCTTATTCCAAGTGGATAAGAAGTAACATTGGTTAAGTTATAGAGATCCgacacataattataatatgattaCTAAATGCAGGCCGCACGCCGATCGAGCGGAACTGTTGGATTATTACAAAAATGTAGTTTCTCTTTTGTACTTGTTACAACTAACCTGCGTGTGCTGGGTTTCTTTGGCCATCTGAGCAGGACCGCACCAGATAGTCTAGAGAAGCTCACAATCACGGGACGCATGGCAAGGAAGCAAAGAAGTGGAAGCAtgggcagacagaataacgtctgtgacaaagacTACGTAACGTAGGCCAtcatgcaccgggcccaggatcgagtggcgtggagacaactggtAAAGAGCgtccacattcgtcacgtccctcagccTCATGGATACGACAAAGAAAAAGACAAGCAACCTATCTGCCCGATTGTAATTTTAGctattttatcagttttaatatGACGAGTGCTCAGTGTCTAAAGTGACAGGAACAGGAAGCGTTGATGTTGGTAAAAGTGTGCGCTGTGCGACtctcaatccggaggtcgcgggttcgaaccccggctcataccaataagtttttcggaacttttgtgcgaaatgtcattctcatttcatttgacatttgccagttgcttttcggtgaaggaaaacatcgtgatgaAACCGAACTATTAATTCCCTATACCTAAGCCCcaattacccttcgggttggaaggtcagatggcagtagctttcataaaactagtgcctgtgccaaatcttgggattagttgtcaatgaGCCGtagcgaatgccgggataacgcaagaaggatgatgaacTAGCACCGTCGTTGTCAGTGTCACCGTGAGAGAAACCGGGTTTTGCGACAGCAGAAATGACTTTGATCCAAACCCagaggtacgagtaggtataataGCAAACAAAAACCTAATCTCAGATCTACAGgaaaactataaacattaaataaaagtcatatacaaagaaaaagtgaccaaggccaaggtgttccgagctggaatcgaacgccgtactccgttaaccggacggatgcctgtaaaaccactcggccatcggatcacgaaagcaagggtcgagatttccaagtatatgacacaattaccgaaggcttatggcgccccgtgtttatagtataatagtagtgttactacttaaaaatacaaattaaaatattgtttaaatgaaaataatttgatttgatctaAGATTTTACAGCAAAACTGCCTGTAACTAACTCAGTCATATATAGTTCTCAGAATCGTGAGTCTCGATTTTCCAGGCACCAATAGAGATGTTTACTAGCGGTCGCCTATTGTGGATCATCGCTGACATCCGGACAATTGTAGTAAACATGCGATCACTATACACTACTGTGGAATTCCCTATCGTTTTGATAACAGACGTGTTTATTTGGGATTTTTACAGGTAATAAGGGAGTTTTACGAGTAGTTGGGCTCTATTCATTCGATGCATGTTGTAACATTCTGACCAGAGGCGGCTCATGGCTAGAATGTGTGGGTGTTCACCatagaattagatttagatagaagaaacaaattcatatatttgtatggcggccgagcgtctcagattttgtactaaagttgttacttgcctgcgattttaaatatgtctcaggcccttgagtgtccataatttttgtgttgttgcaattaaatatcacgtaacgagacatttttaatgtttttgttgacttcaacttaaaTTAAACACGGACGACTCAGTGGATTGTACTGAGCTCATTTGACACGCTATATAATTCTTGTGACAACTTTACTGAGAAAAAATTGGAAAGCCAAAATGTCAGGAATTTTAAAAAACAGAGGTCCGATTAGTGATGAGCCTTGTCCAGAAAACTTTTAGAGGAAATTTCCTTTCATAGAGAATATTCCCTACTTACATGGATTTTTTTCCCGAGAACGGCACATCACTAGGTCCGATACATGGAAAACTATCAATAATATATACAGtagaataaataatatacgGGTAACATATAcatatgaggagtgtctttttaAAATGACTTATTTttataagtcaacaaggtttatttctctaggaagacctctgttgacttatagaaataagtccttttgaaaagacactcctcatataGGTATCTACCATCTAAGTAAGTGTGTTTTCTTTCATATTAACCGATCATATTATCGGAAGGAtatcctataataatatttatggtGTTGTGCCATCTTTCACTTATGCccttgacatccttcctacatcggctacatccgatatcggatcggatattgtATAAACGGTCTAACTATACATTGATGAACCATTGCACACGATCTTCAATCATTACTAACGACATAATATAAGGAAGAACGCGATCCGCCTCAGAACCAGTAAAAGGACGGGAAATGTACGAGTCTAGTCCAGATTCAACTGAATAACCTTCTTGCTTACCGGTAAAGACTTACTAgccctaacggcccagccacgacattggtctaagcgcgacagcggtgagcggcagtaAAAATCAAAGTCTCAATAGGTAATGGGTTGCTTTATTTTGATCATGACATGAAACAGCTTCGGAACCTGAAGGTAAAATCGACTCTTAAGAAACGCTTTACAAGCTTATTGTTCCCAAGCGTTCTTGGCTGTATCGTAATCATACAAAAGTACGATTGTTCCAAAATAGGTATCCAGTACACTTAATACATTGTCTTTCatctttaattttaatattttttctattcgtcatttacagggtcgtgcatagatctttaaaaccctacataaaagtctattagtctattccccaaagccagcgtccacCGGCTTACCGCGCATGCGCGCAATaacgaaaaaattaaaaacacattgtttggctctgtaaccatggcaacgcgtTGTTAGAACGATAGCGGGATGactttgggcagctgcgctggcagtgcaaacctttgcgtcaacatacaggaagcagtgtgaGTTTCACAAAAGTTCTaggaaactattaaaaactaagtgcacggtcgtagaaaaagtattagtatgcaacggtgttataactgagtcaaaaaatactcgtggcgtctttattaacaatttttggcTTCGCCTCCAATTGTTAtatacccacgccactcgtcttctttgacctcctttaaacgcctgttgcataatacttatttgttatacaagggggcaaagttgtattttaacgccgagtgtggaattgaaaagtgaaaggattctatagttgaaccacgagcgaagcgagtggttcgagaatagaatcctgaacttgctcgttttttaacacacgagaaataaaatacatttgcacccgagtgtaacacaaaacttttcccctcactatagcgaggaaactacaacgcaaaaaatgcgtttatcactgcttccagtagtttcacaggtggtaaatcatctttattactagattcacctacttttatcaattttaaagcagttaatttgactttattcaaggtcaaattactttacctcactagtggataaaatgcgtttttacccgctggtattaaaggacaaaacacgtgtttccgagctagtgaggggaaaaatactatTTCGACTAAATGCAAGGTCTTCATATTCTTAAAAGAAGCTATAAATTTAATCACTAAGTAATGAAGATTATTTACCGTCTCCGTATGTCCGCTTATCCGAATGTAGCCAAGAATAACCTCTGCATGTGCACTTTAGCTCACcttatctttatttacattaatttaagaTAAAAACACGTTAAGTAACAATGTCACGAAATGCGAACTGACCTTAAAATCAAGTGCTTCATTGATGATAAAGTAAGGTGTTTTTATAGTCATCACGTCAGAATTATATGCCCTACAGTGTAGtattataatccatactaatattataaatggggaagtgtgtgtgtctgtttgtttgtccgtctttcacggccaaaacggagcgacgaattgacgtgttttttaagtggagatagttgaagggatggagagtgacataggttactttttgtctctttctaacgcgtgagaagccgcgggcaaaagctagtttataattCTACAGAGCAGCAACAATAACCTTTTAAGCAGCTGTAACTCGCAACTGTTTCTTTGAAATCCCATTTTGCCAAACCTTACCAATCTTACCATAACAATTTAgaaaaaactatggaaacggttTATAAAACGATCTGGAGTGAATGattgattattttttattaactaaGGTACAtcggggaaaatctcgactggggggcaaatgtaactggttaattttttccatgttttacaatgtttgcattattagagtggccaccggttatatatggtaggcgtgttcagtggatatgtcgcagtaagatagataaagccgttatatagttataaccctaggtatataattatatgtcgtaacatagttaaacgaaagcgatttattgctatcttactaggaatataactataatacgttactagtttagtcaaatagttatatgactggattcagtttagtgaaatgattgtagacaggagtgcggcggtgcggcggaggtatagttataaccctagggatataattatatgcgttaaacaaacaaaccacagtgaagaattgtttagggcaagaattcgttaattatttccaattcaatgtacttattctctctaaacacacagacggatggacagagtcgcgacataagggttccttttgattttttttttttggtatagaactataaagaaccgggacacccggttccagtcccacttagagacgtattataattatatccctagactaagtttaatccagtgatataattatataactaaactagtaccgtattataattatatattcctagtaagatggttatgaatcgcttttgtttagctatgttacggcatataattatatccctagggttataactatacctctgccgcaccgccacactcctgcctacaatcatttcactagactgaatccagtcatataactatttgactaaactagtaacgtattatagttatattcctagtaagatagcaattaatcgctttcgtttaactatgttacgacgtataattatattcctagggtaataactatataacggttttatctatcttactgcgacagatacatgtagaactcaacatcatagtgtaataatggaaaaaatggatcagttacaattgcccccagtcgagatttgccccgctgtatcttatatattttaaatatttacgttTGTTACGCAGCGCACCACATCACTGACTGTCGATGTCGTTAGAATTGGTcttacctgaaaagaaaaggtaaaAAGAAAGATTAGAAAATTAAATCCACAACAACAAATTCAATGAAATATTAAAAGAAGAAGAATCATGTATATAGTCAAGAAATGAGGGTTCGACTGCCGGTGGgtattacatataataattttattactatACCTAAAATGTTTGTCCCTCACTTTCATTCTCTCTGTCAAACCGTTACTAAACATTCTTAAACGTAGTCACTCCATGGCCTCTCGATTTGAATGAAAATCCATCATTTTCCACTGCATTACACATGGATGGGAAAGAAGAAGACACTATAGtaaaacgtcgcaatcggttgcaagcttcccttgtcagctatttGGCAAAATATggcgctctcgcataggtctctttagtcatcaaaagcgatgtctctagGACATAGCActataaatcgtctgaaatagacgctaaggccagtatgTGTACACATGGATATGGATTTGGTCAACCAATTCTTATTACATGTCCAGGTAATTTAAATTTAGGAATAACATTTTTATACAGGAATTCATACTTTTTTCTGGCAAAATATTAACGGTCAAGACGTGAGAGACAGAGAATGATCGTGGTTTACACGGTTTAATTTAAAGTGCTTTTAAAGAAACTTAATGGATTTATTCGACATGAAACGTATACAACTCGATTCCAGTGAAAATGTGTGGAACCGAACACGATAAGCGATCACGTGTTTCAGCATACACTTCTTCTACCTTCTTGCCTAGGCGATAAAGCTCATAGTATGAAACAAAATGGTTACGCAGTTCGACTAGGCTATAGACTATAGAGTTCAAAATGAAATTCAGGTGGTTATGTAAAAATCACGCGTTGCACTGGAATTCGATGTgcatttaatccatactaatattataaatgggaaagtgtgtgtgtctgtttgtttgtccgtctttcatggcaaaacggagcgacgaattgacgtaattttttaagtggagataatggaactcgtgtcgatttaaaacactcccctcggtcgtgttttatcaccactcgtttcgaacttccttttcttcgcacttgtatcgtacgacgtttttcagtacagatgaccctctgatgtttcgacctggcatacttaaatgattaatgaaccacttctcgcactagtgcgtaaaaaaacaccatctttactgaaatagtacattttctCATGATTacgaatacctacataattattccGCAGCGCATTTTACTTTAGTGAAACGATGAAGCCATACTTTTGTTTACGTTATTCGAACAgtatgaatatttatttttcttctatTTACGCAAGTGTTTTATAGTTTCAATTATTGACGGTGAATAGTATTAACTAGTTAATACCATAACGTTTCTTTTAATCGACCTTGAATGTAAAGTTTCAAAGTTATCGATTGAGGTCACAATTTTATGTTAAGGAATAAACAATTTCTGCTTATATTTAGTGGGATATATACATGTAAAAATACGACTCCACTCGGTTCGTCAGGCCCACTTGGACCAAGtgctgtcaaattccatataaaatggtttatcACATAAATTTACGAAAGTAGGACAAGAATAGTAATTTACAGGTTTATCTGAAAACACAATACTCCCAACAAGCGTACCACTAGACGCTCTGTGCAGTGTTAAGATATTGGTTAAAGGAAACAGTAACTTTGAAACTAAAACAGAAACAGTGTTTTGCACTTTAACAAAAACATCTCACAGGAAACCCCTGTTTTCCTCGATTCAATAATAAGCATAAGGATACAGAATACAGATATACTTAGCAACGAGTCAATAGGAATCCTGcgaatataatatgtttaatatTTGAAAACTGGTATCAAATTACAAATAACTTGTATGTTTATGAAGTCAGTAAAAGGAAAGATATGTGAATGTGACTGTGCGCCCGTCCCGTAAGTTCAGAATTTAATTTCTTGAACTTTAAATGAGCGCAAGCGTGAAGGAGATGATTGCGTGTGTGCTGAATCACGAATTACTTTTGTAAGTTACAGAAATTAAATAGTAGATTACAAACTTAGGCCGGTATGTGGCCGGTGACACACACATGTGATCTTACGCCTCACACCGAACCTGCCTTAGACCAAGCGCAGCCGGAAATATATGACGCTTTCCCACAGAAAAATATTATCGATAGGTAAGTTCAGAGTACGATAATTAGACTCAATTTTCAAAAGCAATTATAAATCTTTAGTTTTTATGCaaaaattgtaataaaactGTGTTTTCCACTTGTTGATTTCTTCTACATACTCGTAGCATACCTACCTTGACCGTTTCCCAGCCAGATATAGCGGCGCCATGTTCGCATATACAGTACAGATTAGCTAACCTAAGGTCAGTAGAACAGGCAATGTCACGGCCACCTTTAATGTGTTCTGTGCTCGGTATTTACATAACTTACTCACACCTATACAGCGGCGGAATATGTGGCCAATTGGTGGAACTTTTATGACCAGTTATGATTGTCTCTTACTTAAAATGTCTTTAGAGTTACGAGGTAGTCGATCATTTAATGTGGCATAGGGTAAACGTTacgtaatataatttatataatatatatgtataaacatAGTTCTAAACAAGAACTAAATTAAATGGTCGAAgcattaaaagtttttataattgaaatgaaataaataaacagtaATTACACTTTTGGGTAACACAAAATTCATCAGGCaaccttaaaaaataaaaaaaataactaaaataaatggTGCGCGTGATAGACATTAAAAGTCCACACACAGTTACAAAATAATGGGTTAATGggaatacacatacatacatataatcaccactttttttaaattataaatgggcttactcttggccacagactcgctaaaggcaaagacgtggcctacaatggagtgagctctcccagaagatgcctgttcactcttgttTTGAAGGCCTGTAtgatgtatcccataaaggggtcgGCAGAGCCACAGAATATTAACAAGTTGGCAGAGCACATGTAAATACTCAACTCAAGTTTACAgcaaggggttaaaagaaaacgaaactgtaacATTAATACTTGAAAGGAATGTATCCAGAAAATGGAAttctcaaataaaattaaacatattAAAACACGTCAAAACGATATTCTCATTTTATTGTCAATCAAAGCAGGTAAACGGTAAAGGATATTAAAGAGGTATAATTTAAATTGACAACCGTCCTCGACATTTTGCCGCATTTAAGCCGTAATGCATATTTCATAACAACCGGATCCGCGACCGGTCATTTAAATTCAGAGACGAGTAaaaacagactgtcgtacgagatttataaataaaaaataaataaataaggattttacacagattgactgagtcgcacgataagctcaagaaggcttgtgatgtgggtactcggacaatgatataaggtacatcggggcaaatcccgactggggggtaattgtaactgatccattttttttttcatttttacacTATTAATTTGCAATATCCACTGAATACGCGTGCCATATatgtataaccagtggacactcttaTTATTAACCCACTTGTTACTATCGTTCTTTTAAAAGGACGCCAAACACTTAAAATTCTCATGAACAATGGGGGTACTTATAAAACTTTTGGTGATACGCATTCGAAACCTATTGAGTGTTAGAAACGGACTGCTAATTGACTGTGCGTGTTTATAgcagtgttttgtttttatttatcgatACATTTGGAGAAATTAACAATGGAAACTTCAAGGTATGtagttttacaaaaaatatagataatgttttattaaaaatcaGAATATAGAAAAAAACAACGTGAACTATTCGGTACCAGTGCTATAAAATTTAGAATATAATTAGAAACTATATTTTTTGGTGATTATATGAACCGTCCTTTTAAACTACCAATAGGAATATATGCTACTATAGTACTTTTTGCATTTTAGGAAGCGAAAAAAGACTTGGTCTCGCCCTTTAACATTAAATGAATCATTGACGAGCTTGAGGAAGATGACCAAGAAATACCTGATTCGATCGTTATTTTGCCTCCCGAAAACTGTAACGCTGACGTCACCGATGAGGATTCAGGGGACGAAAACCAAGTAAATATACAAAATCTACCGGGATCTCAGTTACGTGCTCCGGGAGAAGTTTGTTTTAGATCGGAAGAAGATTTTAGTGACGAGGACGATAACATACCGCTTATTCAGTTGTCTAAACGAAGATGTGAGACAACGGACCAGTTTCATCAGTCAACATCTGGGACAGAGGCAAGTCCTTGCCGGCCAATAAGCGtaccaaaaaataaaacatacaattGGATTGAACAAGATATTCAGCCCAACTTCGCGGTCTGGCAATGCATGCAAACATCAGCACCGAATTTGAATCCCATGCAATATTTTGACCTAATGTTTGGAGACACAATTATCAATATGTTTGTACACTACACCAATTTATATGCAGCAAAGAAAAATGCAAGCAAGTCCTGCCCTATTACGAAAGACGAAATGTATTGCTTTATAGGTATATTACTATACAGTGGGTACGTGATAGTACCTAGAAGATACATGTATTGGCAAAACGCTTCCGATTGCGGTATGCCTATAATATACAATGCTATGTCTAGAGATCGGTTTACGTATATTATGTCAAATTTGCACTGCTGTGACAATTCAAAATTACAGTCAGGTGATAAGTTTGCGAAATTACGTGAATTATTTCAGCTTCTGAATCAGAACTTTGCAGAAAATGCACCGTTTGAAGAGCACTACAGCATCGATGAAGCAATGGTTCCGTATTACGGAGGGCACCCGTGCAAACAATTTATTCGTGGAAAACCCATAAGGTGGGGCTACAAATTTTGGGTTGGTGCTACACGTCTAGGATATATATTGTGGTTTGAGCCGTACCAAGGAAAGTGTAGTACCGTAACATCGAACCACTACAAAAACGCCATGGGTTTAGGTGCAAGTGTAGTTTTAGAATTCGCAGATGTGTTAAAGGAAATAGACAAACAAGCACCTTTTCATCTATTCTTTGATAATTTTTTTACGTCTATTTACCTCATAGATGAACTACGACTCCGAGGGATTCGGGCAACTGGAACTGTGCGAGAAAATCGTGTCGCAAAGTGCCCATTGACTGCCAATAAGTTTCTACAGAAGACACCTAGGGGTACATTCAAATATCAGTCCACAAGTGCTGAACATATTTTAGTGTGCAAATGGCATGATAACAGCGTTGTCACTGTTGCATCAAACGCAGCCACAATAGAACCTGTGGCAAAGGTAAAGAGATTTTCGcagcaacaaaaaaaatacatacttgtGGACCAGCCagctgtaataaaaaaatataatgaaaaTATGGGAGGAGTAGATCGATCCGATCAAAATATTGGCCTTTATAGAACATCTATTAGGGGAAAAAAATGGTACTTCTCTTTAATTTGTCATGCACTTGATATGGCTGTACAAAATGCATGGCAATTGTACAAGAATAATGGTGGCGAATATGACTCCCTAAATTTTCGCAGATATGTGGCAACATCTCTTCTCGaaagctataaaaaaaattttgaacgAAAAGATACACGTGCTAGCGGACTGTTTCGAGATTGTGTACGTTTTGATGGGAAAAATCATATAATAAGGTATAAAGAAACTCAAACCAGATGTATTGAGTGCCACAAAAAAGCTAattttatttgtgcaaaatgtaATGTAACGTTACATCCCAAGATTTGTTTTGAAAAGTTTCATACTGCTGAATAAAGAGTAACAATATGACgtattcattattttattttaattcaaattaatattaacatttggtaGTATATTTTGCTATTGTCCTTTTAAAAGAACACCTTTTTCCTACTTTTCCATGAGagcagcattttttttattatttttcccttgttatatatattttttctaacaCTTCACATAAATTTCGTAAAAATTAAAGGTATTTAGGACGTCCAGTAACAAGTGGGTTCAAAGCTGAAACTACAAACAAAAGGCGAATCTTCAGTGTTTGTTTCGCAAAAACTCATGTTTCGATCggaccacagaacaccccactagaagcctattgcaagcgatattgttcgagacgcaaatcaccaatccttgcggggtgaggcgggcgcgcacggtgctgccattggtcgtttcaaataatggcgcgcctttacgattagcagtagggatgggaatgggacatgtctattatagacaatggtaccggtaccagtactgtggtgaatttgttttgcaacaaattataatattataattaaattataataaggcctagttacccttcgggttggaaggtcagatggcagtcgctttcataaaactagtgcctacgccaaatcttgggattagtttccaaagcggaccccaggctcccatgagccgtggcgaatgccgatgccgggataacgcaaggaggatgatgattgtgatagcacctcaataaaaatcattctagtaactaataactaaactgtgcatttttacttacgtttactaagttaaattaccaactaaatattctagactaatcaatcaactaaataacactacataCTCTACAGAttatagataattattcacaattacaaatctgctttcttttatatttcataaaatggtagcacatggtacgaacggcagtacgaagttcccgcaacagacataaactaacatggccccatccctagtcgtttacgtgaaagggatagcatatcgcattgttaactaggcaaaaagggatggacgcgcctcggcgccgctcagtacaaccatattgaccagtataaatgaactccgcggataataaacaatattcaacaaaataattaatttgacttaactgtggaatgtaaTTCCATCTTTTctatatgtagaagtgttagaagacttgccacaccactttatgctgcaagagaccattgtttgcaaccaaatttgattatttaagatttttttcccgagcggacacgaacactgttagcgggtcgtatacttgggcgctactgatcggtgtcgcacgcgttcaaacttttataaacctgatttgtcgtatgcttggtgaccgcgagtcgccctgtaagggccgtcttgttgtattggtccGTGGATCGGACACTTACTTGCGGTAGCGACTGGACGATAttcataccacagaatatacatACAAGTACAggcgagttcataaatatgtgtacatttcttcaccttaacccGTTGTATTAAGGAgaaaaaatgtacatatatttatgaactcgactgtacagaaGGTTCACTGTCAGTGGACctcacgcgagcagccgacattgagttcACTATTGACGCAGTGTGAAGGTCGTCAAACTGTATGGGCCGCGACGGCGCGACCGCCGGAATCGCCGGACGTACGAAATGGTGCTCTTACACTGGCTGTtacaaatgttatataacactgtgtgacagggacagcgtaaTGTCAATGCCATTTTCAGTtcatgccctgcctgagtctgtgtttccgcatgagtacaatccaggtctctttaaagcaagagtcaataggtatttcataggtaagcgtgctccaccgtagaccgcatcatcacttaccatcaggtgtgatcgtggtcaaacgtctacctattcatactaaaaaaaaaacagccagTGCCCCTTCGGGATCCGCCCCTTT from the Leguminivora glycinivorella isolate SPB_JAAS2020 chromosome 8, LegGlyc_1.1, whole genome shotgun sequence genome contains:
- the LOC125228886 gene encoding piggyBac transposable element-derived protein 3-like; the encoded protein is MQTSAPNLNPMQYFDLMFGDTIINMFVHYTNLYAAKKNASKSCPITKDEMYCFIGILLYSGYVIVPRRYMYWQNASDCGMPIIYNAMSRDRFTYIMSNLHCCDNSKLQSGDKFAKLRELFQLLNQNFAENAPFEEHYSIDEAMVPYYGGHPCKQFIRGKPIRWGYKFWVGATRLGYILWFEPYQGKCSTVTSNHYKNAMGLGASVVLEFADVLKEIDKQAPFHLFFDNFFTSIYLIDELRLRGIRATGTVRENRVAKCPLTANKFLQKTPRGTFKYQSTSAEHILVCKWHDNSVVTVASNAATIEPVAKVKRFSQQQKKYILVDQPAVIKKYNENMGGVDRSDQNIGLYRTSIRGKKWYFSLICHALDMAVQNAWQLYKNNGGEYDSLNFRRYVATSLLESYKKNFERKDTRASGLFRDCVRFDGKNHIISATKKLILFVQNVM